One Glycine max cultivar Williams 82 chromosome 8, Glycine_max_v4.0, whole genome shotgun sequence genomic window, AAGGTGGAGAATGATATAAATGTTCAATGGCCATTTGCATCTGAAATCTGAATGCAGAGAGGGACCCTTGAGGTTGAGAGTGACTGGTGAGATTGAGAAAAATCCACACCTCctgttcttccttttttttttttttttttggttattatcATCTCATCTCCAACAAATTTTACTGCCCACCATTTTCCAGGATTATCTGTGTTTTTATCCTTACATGGAAAAGTATGCTATAAAATGTTCACTCGACCACCTCTTTCCTTGATTGGTATACCTTTTTTGGCCCtatttgtattaaataattttgtatccaTGCTCTtgtttttacaaatattttgataaaagaaatttataaatgaaaaaaaagggaattTCTTAGTTATCCGCTTGGAGGTAGGTGCATTGCGCCCATCAGTTATTTATGgtatatacatttttaataatttatttttcagattAGAGATAGATAATACACaagataaatttgatattttcttaTGATAGGCGCgggctaaaatataattttattttttataaaatttgaaatatttgaatttttttaaaacttttaatacgTTTTTTAGTTCATAATAAGATTTGGATATTcaatttatatgtataattttttatatgcataattaatgtaaaaaaaatcataattataaaaatgaattcactcaaacttaatttttaattaaaatttgatatattttaattttatgaaaatgaaaaacgtCCTGTCAGTTTACAAATTATGAAATCTAAATTTGTCTAATTTTATAAAGATGATGATGGAGTATGAGTGTTGTGGTAGTTACCAGTTAGTTTTTGAAGAATGTGCATGTTGCTTTGTATCTCTTTCTTCGTGAGTGAATACCAGTGTGACTTCAAGTGGTTTTATTATTTGtagtttgttattaaaaaacACAGTGATAACTtttagtcatattttttttaaaattaattattttaaaattaaaaagctaACGAAAATTAACATTAGTaacagaaaatagaagaaatgagcaaaataaaatttttaaaaaacataaaaaataaaaataaaacttttaaaacttaatgtataaaaataaaataaaaaacattataacatattggacaaaaataaaatttagctaACAAAATCCACTAAGAATCAAGCATTCATTTGAACTAGCTTATATTTAAAAAGGCATATAAGTAAAACattacaaacaaaaatatggctaaaaaacttattttaaatgtaAACAAGCATGCccaaattcttttatttacgAGATTGtttctcattaaataaaaatagtgggtaaattatgaattatgaaaaaaatggtgtaaaatgaattatgaaataTTTACCAAGTTAAAACTATAATGTGTATTTGTGTGTGCCTGGTTTTACTGTTAGTGTTAGGTAGTATTAGTTTCTTACAAATAAATATGTGGGCACAGCCATGATTTGGGCTATTGCTGCTATAAGTTGAGTTGAGTCAGATACTTTGTGCACGctcaaatgtttttattttttataatcatgtTATTATATAGaatatgtattaattttttataagtaatttatgttagattcttttttttaatcatatttttttattcataaaattcaaatttaaaattttatttaacaaaacaaAGTTTAATATCTCTCAAATCATCAACTTCTTCAACTTCTTGGTATCACAGACCTACCATGCGTATAGTATAAATGCACCATTGTTTGTCCTTTATTTTTCGGCCGCAAGGTGCACAATAATTTGTTGATTGAGTACAGCACAATCtgaattccaattttttttatctatcccACGTGGCCTGTGGCCGTATCTAGTCACAGCTTGGATGTAATAAACACAGAATTCAGAATCACAATAGCAAATTCCTTATATTAAAAGGCAATTATTTGGAATCAACACAAATTAAGTCCAACTCAGCATGAACCCAGAAATGGTCCAAGTTCATTGCGATGAGGACTCCTGCGAGATTCTCATTATTAGACTCAAAGTATTTCTTAAGTTTAAATAATAAGACCCTCAACACTTGTTTATACCTCCATGCCCATGGCTTTATAATATTCAACACTTAAAATGGAGCCCATCTTCAGTAAGGAATTAGGATTATCTCATAGTATTATAATGGTATATTATAATGTTATATTCAGTTAGGTTCAcccaaaaaaaatcatctcaAAGTTATATTATAATGTTATGATTATGACTGATCACTAGCATCCACGTTATAAAATAAGTCTTGCCAACACTACTAAGCACACATACATTCTCTCATGTTATCACTATATGTTGAGCGTTCTCAATGATTTGAGTGTTGAAATATCTTTACATATTCATAAACCATCTCCTTCATGCTTTGTttgaaggagaaaaaataaaaagaagagaaagggaaatAAGTAGAGAAAAATGATGTGTTTGGttataagaaaataagagaggagagaaatttaaaattgtaaaactcACATTCCATATTCACTACATTTCTCACCCATACATTcacttatttctatttctcttaaattaaatacgttttgttttgttttattttatttatttatcctctattttttattttcattcatcctatttctttcctttttaccAATCCTATATGGTTAAGATTAATTTCACACTTGAGCAAGTTCATACGCTTGCTATGATATGCGACTCTCAAAGTAAGCCAAAACCAAGTACAAGAACTTTAGGCACCATACATGACTGAGACCATTCTTTCATCTACTATATTATTAAAAAGCATTTAAAGCTTAACTATGGAGGTTATAACAGGCATGAGTAATTTTGAAGTTATCAGATAACTACTGTTCTCATACACGGCTTCGATGATGATACAGGTAAAAAATACTAACACATTACATGGACAGTGCCATAAGTTAGGCTGCCTCGATGGTTTATAGtagtagttattataaattatagtaCACATAAATAGATGACTTctagcattaaaaaaaatactttaaccAAGTACACAAGAATTATTATAGTGCTTAACTGATTTGAAATTCTCCACTTGCATGAACCTCTTTGACCCTCTTGTCATACTCGTCTTCTTCGTCCTCCTCTTCCTCCACGTCTTCTTCCCCTTCATCTTCTTCGCCATCCCAGCCAAAACCTTTGACAGGTCTAGATACTGGAGGAGGGTCCCTTGCCTCTCCCACAATCTTCATGATCTCCTCCACActttgaattgaaaagcttggatTGCCTCTCTGGTAATAGACAGCTTGAGCTGATTCAGTCAGCTCTCTTGGAAGATTCTTTAAAAACCATGGGTGGCTCTTAATTTCCTTAAGAGAGATCCTCTGTAAACCATAAAGAGAACAAGGTCTGGCAGTTAGCTTGACGTAAACAAGATATTGATTCCTAATATCAAATGTAGCAAGTGTATTTTCAAAAGCACCATgcttatgtttaaaatattgtcTTTTACTTAGGTATGCATCAAAACTGGAGAATGAACTGAAGACAACATTAGCTGCATCAAAATAGGGAGCTGTATATAGATGGAAAAACcttacaaaaaatttaattaataaggaCTTAATggaatatgaataaaaaaaaatctgttaaattttcatataaaaatatacaaccAATAGCCAGCAAAGTTATTCTTCAGAGTCACTACATGGCACCAAAATTGCAAAAGGCAAACACCATAAGTTCtcaataaaatatgataagaattCTATTCAAATTGTATATGCCTCAAATTTTGCAATGTCTGGCTCTCCGACATAAATCTAAGCAAGGTAATATGGAAAGCAGTGCAAGGGAGAGAAAAGAACACCAAATTCAAGTTCTGGTATAAACTGACAAGAGAAATGAAAACAAGAGAGCTTTACCAATCAACTAAACAAGAGGATACCAGATGATAAATATAGAATAGGGGTTGGGTCATGGGTGTAGAATTTCTCACTAGGTATAGCTTTCAGTCAACAGAGTTTATTTTTCCAGCAAAatttcttttgattatttttcattGACATAATGATTCACAAGAGTTTTCAAGTAAACACAATAACAAAAGTGTACTTCTGGAATATAATACAAACAATGCATGCATGATCTAAAAAGACATGATAGTCTGTCCAAAATGtaataatagaagaaaaaaaagtaaagcatTATAACATACCCTTAATGGATTTGCTACAAATATACGAGAAAGGAGGTGTCTGCAGTCTTGAGATATGTGAACATAATCAGGGATTTTGTATTGAACAGCCATTATACGCTGCAGAAGAGGGCAAGAAATGGGGGTAAGATGCTGTGATTGTAATATGAAACAATATGAAAATCAGTATTAAGAGGATGGTAGTATACCTGAATTGTTTTCCTAAAATTCCTAGGGTCATCCTGATCCTCAAAGGGATAAGCTCCAACCAGCATGACATAAAGAGTCACTCCACATGACCATACATCAGCCAactgaaataatttttagaatagAAAATTAATAGAATCCTGAATATATATTGGTTACCAATAGAAGCATATAAAATACTTTTCCAGGAACAAAGCTACAAAATTATAGATCAGCAAGCCTTAgcaagaaatgaaaacaaatcccttcccccctttcaaagaaaacaaatgatTCTGACATGCAGCAAGGCAGAAAGATAAAGTTAGCatccaacacacacacacacataaagatgtACGGAACTATAAAGAACCAATTATATGTAGAGTAAATACCTTGCCATCATACTCCCTCCTGGAAAGAACCTCTGGTGCTATATAAGCTGGAGTTCCAACAGTTGATTTTGGTCGTGAATGAAGTAATGATGACTAAACCAAAAGTACGAAACATTCAGAGATATGAAGGCTAAAGTAAATATTATTAGAACTTTGAAAGTAGATGGTATTCATTCCAGTACCTTGGAATAACCAAAGTCACAAATTTTCAGGCGGGGTGCAGGGCTTCCATCTAAAAGGGTATTTTCTAGCTTCAAATCTCTGTGACATATttgctgcaaaaaaaaaaaaaaaaaaaaagagtaaaaggaTAGGTTCTCACTCTGTATTTCTGAGTACAGGAAATCCAATAATTTCTCAAGAACTTGAGCATGATTATACCATGGCATGACAGTAATGTACACCAGAAATCAGCTGCTGAAAGAAATATCTAGCCTGAACAAtcaaatggaaaaataaatgagatatggCTACAATAGTAATGGTACTAAAAGCAAGAGTGTGAAATAAAGCAGAAAATACTGAGAGTAAGTTGTCAACCTCATCTTCACTGAACCTGCCAGCATTGcatatcctctcaaagagctcTCCTCCAGCCGCATACTCCATCACTATGGCCAAATGGGTGGGGGTCAAAACCACCTGCATAACCAAAATCCCATTTAAACAAGAGTACATAATTAATTAGAGTACTCAATAGTCAACACTAAGTGATCCAACAAGTTCACAAATAAGGTCCTTGCCTCCTTGAAGCGAATTATATTGGGGTGCCGAAGGGATCTGTGGTTGATAATCTCTCTTGCCACATTCTCATCAATCTGGAATTGGAGGAGGGgacaaaaaaacttataatcACAGATAACCAAAACAATAGCTtttcaatttcatatataaaaaatataaacaagaaATAAATAGGAGGATCATGCTTTCCCATCTAGCCTGCTCGGCCTTACAGAAGAATACAAGCAAAGGAACAAGCCATGTGTTGGATTTACTAACTCAAAGATtaagtgataatttttttttatttcttaattctaATCAGTAATCACAATCAACTCTCTCCGGGAAGGAGCTGCCTCGTATCTAAAAACTAAGTAGTTTATTTCCATTTCCtcctacattatttctttcaatcacGTGTAACGAAACTGTGACAAATGCACATGTTTAGATTTTTCACTTTTCACAAATCAGAGCTCCAACCTCACAAGTCCTTCATTGATAATCTCAAATGAAAAACTTTAGAGTGGTAATAaatcaaagattaaaaaaaaggaaaaaaattaacaaatacataattgaaaagagaaagaaacctTTTGGCCACGCTCGATGTATTTCATGGCAACAAGCTCCTTGGTCTCCTTGTTCCTCATGAGCCTAGCCACCCCAAAATTCCCAGCTCCCAAATCCTTGACAGCCTCATACTTATCCATAATCAAATCCCTCAACTCAACCAAAGCTATGGTTATGGATTACAGAAAGGGGGCtcaaacttgaaacttgaaactcaAAGGGGCATGCAAGACCCTCGTAGAATCACAACACCATTTTAAACTCTGATCAAAAGGGTAATATAAAGGTGGTCGCTTTCGCTGAAAAGAAAAACGGTTCTTTTTtccacacacacatataatattgtattgagagagagagagagagagagagaatggagaattattTAGAGCGGAGAAGAGGAAAGTGCACGTGGGAGAGTGAGAGACAAAGCATTAGAAAATTGGGGTGGGATGGGATCCAATCAATGAacatgaagaagaggaagagaaaacCAGCTTGAATCCAGTTGATTGTGAAAATTAGTCAGTGCCCTTTTGGTTTTTGATTTTTGAGTTTGTGAATTCACACATGAGAACTGAAATTGAGATTGGAAATTTGGAATGGGATCTCTTACAACGCCGATGCTGTAGGGGACAGGACAGGGACACCTTTCTCTTCATTCCTCAATCTTCTTTGTCGTTTTCACAAGCtacctttccttctttttattttttaattttaatttaacagcatcttttctttctttcactcgCCCAAAAATCACTCCaccctttaattaattaattcatcaatCTTAATAGGTAATGCAACCCCCGTATATACATTAGGTTGGTCATGTGTAAAATTTTGGTCCATCTATCCTTTTATAAAGTTTTATTAGGTTGCActacttgtttaatttttagtgaaaaataggtacaacgatgaacatatttttgttatgtttaaATTGAACCTGTATATAACTAGGTGAAACTacttgtaatttaaaaataatcatatcatTGTTTAAAATATAGAGATTTTTTACTGAATGTTgtaaaaacaatatcattccataagtaaattaataatttacaaaatatttcatgTAAATAATGTGTTTTAAGCACCATCCAATATTCGATAGTATATTTCAGAaagattaatttgtaaaaagaaaatgttattattctttataaattaaaataatttttattataatacacTTAATTGactcttatttataaaaataattaatgatatcattaaatcttatttaccaactaaataaaatcaaactcgATTTCAAAAGAtcatattcaaatataaatcaattttcaaaattgataCCATTGATAGACaatgacagaaaaaaaaaactatttaagaaGTAATGAtgtcttttattaaatatttatttacttaaaaatagtaaatactttttcatacttttaaTATAACAAGATTTTCTATATTGTGATTtactaaaatgaataatttaagaacatttgtaaacaaaatactatatttcattaaataattttatcacttaaaaatagatataaaataatttttatttctaaatatattgattaaatttgagcattttttattaatatgggTCAAAAAGGGAAATAAATGTGGATAAGTAGAAAACGCGTTGACCGATCGGGGTTTGATCCGGTCGGCCATAGCCGACATAGAGCAGAGCAACACCGTCGTTTGATTGTGATTGGCAATTAGCTAACTGACACTCCTTTCCTCAAACACTATGGAATCAGTTACTACTTACTGCTGTTATTGTAA contains:
- the SPK-3 gene encoding protein kinase 3, with product MDKYEAVKDLGAGNFGVARLMRNKETKELVAMKYIERGQKIDENVAREIINHRSLRHPNIIRFKEVVLTPTHLAIVMEYAAGGELFERICNAGRFSEDEARYFFQQLISGVHYCHAMQICHRDLKLENTLLDGSPAPRLKICDFGYSKSSLLHSRPKSTVGTPAYIAPEVLSRREYDGKLADVWSCGVTLYVMLVGAYPFEDQDDPRNFRKTIQRIMAVQYKIPDYVHISQDCRHLLSRIFVANPLRRISLKEIKSHPWFLKNLPRELTESAQAVYYQRGNPSFSIQSVEEIMKIVGEARDPPPVSRPVKGFGWDGEEDEGEEDVEEEEDEEDEYDKRVKEVHASGEFQIS